A DNA window from Altererythrobacter sp. B11 contains the following coding sequences:
- the aguB gene encoding N-carbamoylputrescine amidase — MSTLTVAALQLALGSQDEQENIAAVSALVEEAAGRGAQVILPPELFSGPYFCQAEEEALFALARPTAQHPSVVAMQRLAKALGVAIPTSFFEKDGPHYYNTLAMVGADGEIMGTYRKSHIPDGPGYEEKFYFRPGNTGFKVWDVFGTRIGVGVCWDQWYPETARAMALMGAEVLFYPTAIGSEPYDSELDTSRMWRRAMVGHAVSNCMPVVAANRIGEENGQSFYGHSFITDEWGDFLAEFGGGKTGALVARLDLARAERHRAGMGFFRDRRPDLYRRLSEDV; from the coding sequence ATGAGCACACTTACCGTCGCCGCGCTGCAACTGGCGCTGGGCTCGCAGGACGAGCAGGAGAACATCGCCGCCGTGTCCGCGCTGGTGGAGGAGGCCGCCGGGCGCGGCGCGCAGGTGATCCTGCCGCCCGAGCTCTTCTCCGGCCCCTATTTCTGCCAGGCGGAGGAGGAGGCGCTGTTTGCTCTCGCCCGCCCCACCGCGCAGCATCCCTCGGTCGTGGCGATGCAGCGGCTGGCCAAGGCGCTGGGCGTGGCGATCCCGACTAGCTTCTTCGAGAAAGACGGCCCGCATTATTACAACACGCTGGCCATGGTCGGCGCCGATGGCGAGATCATGGGCACTTACCGCAAGAGCCATATCCCCGACGGGCCGGGCTATGAGGAAAAGTTCTATTTCCGCCCGGGCAACACCGGCTTCAAGGTGTGGGATGTGTTCGGCACGCGGATCGGCGTGGGCGTGTGCTGGGACCAGTGGTATCCGGAAACGGCGCGGGCCATGGCGCTGATGGGGGCGGAGGTGCTGTTCTACCCCACGGCGATCGGCTCGGAACCCTATGACAGCGAACTCGACACCAGCCGCATGTGGCGCCGCGCGATGGTGGGCCATGCGGTGAGCAATTGCATGCCCGTGGTCGCCGCCAACCGGATCGGGGAGGAGAACGGCCAGTCCTTCTACGGCCACAGCTTCATCACCGACGAATGGGGTGATTTCCTGGCGGAATTCGGCGGCGGCAAGACCGGCGCGCTGGTGGCGCGGCTCGATCTCGCCCGTGCGGAGCGGCACCGCGCGGGCATGGGCTTCTTCCGCGACCGCAGGCCCGATCTCTACCGCCGGCTGAGCGAGGACGTTTGA
- the folK gene encoding 2-amino-4-hydroxy-6-hydroxymethyldihydropteridine diphosphokinase: MKQLYLVALGSNRRHHRFGPPRAVLAAAAERIGRKLGDVVALSPIRDSAPVGPSLRRYANGALVLKTGLAPEELLRKLKKMEARFGRRARGQRWSARVLDLDLVLWSGGAWASPDLIVPHPLFRQRDFVLGPAAAIAPRWRDPLTHLTLRQLHYRLTRHRPLPR, translated from the coding sequence TTGAAGCAGCTCTATCTGGTCGCGCTCGGATCGAACCGGCGCCATCACCGCTTCGGGCCTCCGCGTGCCGTGCTGGCGGCGGCGGCGGAGCGGATCGGGCGCAAGCTGGGGGATGTGGTGGCGCTCTCGCCGATACGCGACAGCGCACCGGTCGGCCCCTCGCTGCGGCGCTATGCCAATGGCGCGCTGGTGCTGAAGACCGGGCTCGCGCCCGAAGAGCTGCTGCGCAAGCTGAAGAAGATGGAAGCGCGCTTCGGCCGCCGCGCGCGCGGCCAGCGGTGGAGCGCACGGGTGCTCGATCTCGATCTGGTGCTGTGGAGCGGGGGTGCCTGGGCCTCCCCCGATCTCATCGTCCCGCACCCGCTGTTCCGCCAGCGGGACTTCGTGCTCGGCCCCGCCGCCGCCATTGCGCCCCGGTGGCGCGACCCATTGACCCACCTGACGCTGCGCCAGCTCCACTACCGCTTGACCCGCCACCGCCCCCTGCCTAGGTGA
- a CDS encoding sensor histidine kinase translates to MWGSLLLRVAAILVLGLGILQLAILLAVIWPDGRPATFRLVNPTDVREIAETLEAAPPDLRERIARAASVGGTTVELLSDVPAEAVGPGAMRDAPRLNARFREFASELKGRELLVQVRHGRGIPGADAPAGPMRVLVRLHTGEVVAIERAPLLLRQIASRYNIIAGAAAMVIAALLLVLWLQIIRPISRLAGDARSLRYDGRDQDLPLTGGPELRDLTTALNAMKRRIAGLVEERTAMLAAIAHDLRTYLTRLRLRAEFIEDQGQRERAQTDVSEMAALIEDILLFAKTESQPAATICVIDAREELLTLVDLHKETGAAVTCEVPTHPLPCRCNPLAFRRIVGNLIDNAIKYGKTAQVSLQSRGARVAVRVIDSGPGVPDEMIESLPRPFVRVEGSRGRHSGGAGLGLAIVKALAESHGGSLSLRNRPGGGFEAVVTLPAAG, encoded by the coding sequence TTGTGGGGCAGCCTGCTGCTGCGCGTAGCGGCAATACTGGTGCTCGGTCTCGGCATCCTGCAACTGGCGATTCTGCTCGCCGTGATCTGGCCCGACGGCAGGCCCGCGACATTCAGGCTCGTCAATCCCACCGATGTGCGAGAGATTGCCGAGACGCTCGAAGCCGCCCCCCCCGATCTGCGCGAACGGATTGCCCGCGCGGCCAGCGTGGGTGGAACGACCGTAGAACTGCTAAGCGACGTTCCGGCAGAGGCAGTCGGGCCGGGGGCGATGCGCGATGCGCCCCGGCTGAATGCCCGCTTTCGCGAGTTCGCCAGTGAACTGAAGGGGCGCGAACTGCTGGTGCAGGTTCGCCATGGTCGCGGCATCCCCGGTGCGGATGCGCCTGCGGGACCGATGCGGGTGCTGGTGCGACTTCACACCGGCGAGGTGGTGGCGATCGAGCGGGCGCCGCTCCTCCTGCGGCAAATTGCCTCGCGCTACAATATCATCGCGGGTGCGGCCGCGATGGTGATTGCCGCACTGCTTCTGGTGCTCTGGCTGCAGATTATCCGGCCCATCTCGCGCCTGGCGGGTGATGCCCGATCCCTGCGTTACGACGGGCGCGATCAGGATCTTCCGCTTACGGGCGGGCCGGAATTGCGCGATCTGACGACGGCCCTCAATGCGATGAAGAGGCGCATTGCGGGTCTGGTGGAAGAGCGCACAGCCATGCTCGCGGCGATCGCTCACGACCTGCGCACCTACCTCACCCGGCTGCGCCTTCGTGCCGAATTCATTGAGGATCAGGGCCAACGCGAACGCGCACAGACCGATGTCTCGGAGATGGCCGCGCTCATCGAGGATATCCTTTTATTCGCCAAGACGGAGAGTCAGCCGGCGGCGACCATCTGCGTGATCGACGCGCGCGAAGAGTTACTTACCCTTGTCGACCTGCATAAGGAAACCGGGGCTGCCGTGACCTGCGAGGTGCCCACCCACCCTTTGCCCTGCCGCTGCAACCCGCTGGCTTTTCGGCGCATAGTCGGCAACCTCATCGACAACGCCATCAAGTATGGCAAGACCGCCCAGGTTTCGCTGCAATCCAGGGGAGCGCGCGTGGCAGTTCGGGTCATAGACTCGGGGCCGGGCGTCCCGGACGAGATGATCGAGAGCCTGCCCCGGCCCTTCGTTCGCGTCGAAGGATCACGGGGTCGTCACAGTGGCGGGGCTGGCCTCGGTCTGGCGATCGTGAAAGCGCTGGCAGAGAGCCACGGCGGGAGTCTGAGCCTGAGGAACCGGCCTGGTGGGGGATTCGAGGCGGTGGTCACCCTGCCCGCCGCCGGCTAG
- a CDS encoding response regulator, which translates to MAGDESTQRTVIALVEDDPEIRELVAGLLGREGFEACPCSDGAELTRLLARRRIDLVLLDLMLPGEDGLSICRRLQAMPVPVPVIMVTAKSDDIDRILGLELGADDYLPKPFNPRELLARVRAVLRRTREAHRPQAHPARFYRFAGWSLDAGSRRLTDADGQPVELTGGEFDLLLALLEHPQRVLTRDQLLDWTRGRDAAPYDRTIDVQLGRLRRKLGDQPNAPTFIRTVRGGGYLFAPAVETGTSA; encoded by the coding sequence ATGGCTGGGGACGAAAGCACGCAGCGCACCGTCATCGCGCTGGTTGAGGACGATCCGGAGATCCGCGAGCTTGTCGCGGGCCTGCTTGGACGTGAAGGATTCGAAGCCTGCCCGTGTTCCGATGGCGCCGAACTCACCCGTCTGCTTGCGCGGCGCCGGATCGACCTCGTGTTGCTGGACCTGATGCTGCCTGGCGAAGACGGGTTGTCGATCTGCCGCCGTCTGCAAGCCATGCCCGTTCCGGTCCCGGTGATCATGGTCACTGCCAAAAGCGACGACATTGATCGCATCCTCGGCCTTGAGCTCGGCGCCGACGATTACCTGCCCAAGCCCTTCAACCCGCGCGAACTGCTCGCCCGGGTCCGCGCCGTTCTGCGACGAACGCGAGAGGCCCACCGGCCACAGGCGCATCCGGCGCGGTTTTACCGCTTCGCCGGCTGGTCGCTGGACGCCGGATCGCGCCGTCTGACCGATGCTGACGGCCAACCCGTCGAACTGACCGGCGGCGAATTCGACCTGCTCCTGGCACTGCTCGAGCACCCCCAGCGGGTTCTTACAAGGGACCAGCTGCTTGACTGGACAAGGGGGCGCGATGCCGCACCCTATGATCGCACCATCGATGTGCAACTCGGCCGATTGCGCAGGAAGCTAGGGGATCAGCCGAATGCTCCCACCTTTATCCGAACCGTGCGCGGAGGAGGCTATCTGTTCGCGCCGGCCGTGGAGACCGGGACCAGCGCATGA
- a CDS encoding EF-hand domain-containing protein, which produces MTKSIALLLAVVAAGAASPALAQMQFEPGEMLARADADGDGRITRAENRAAREQTFARIDRNGDGMITSQDLPGRRSGERLQKLIASLDADGDGRASRKEFVEGRTVAFDRADANHDGAVDRDELASFREAAAQLRSR; this is translated from the coding sequence ATGACAAAGTCTATCGCGCTGCTTCTCGCCGTCGTCGCCGCCGGCGCTGCCAGCCCGGCACTCGCCCAGATGCAGTTCGAACCGGGGGAGATGCTCGCTCGCGCCGATGCCGATGGTGATGGTCGCATCACGCGAGCCGAAAACCGCGCAGCACGGGAGCAGACCTTCGCCCGGATCGACCGCAACGGTGACGGAATGATCACTTCGCAAGATCTACCCGGCCGCCGGAGCGGCGAGCGGCTGCAGAAACTCATCGCCAGCCTCGACGCTGATGGAGACGGACGCGCGTCGCGAAAGGAATTCGTCGAAGGCCGCACTGTCGCCTTCGACCGCGCCGACGCGAACCACGACGGCGCCGTCGACAGAGATGAACTTGCCTCCTTCCGGGAAGCTGCAGCCCAGCTGCGCTCCCGGTAG
- a CDS encoding sensor domain-containing diguanylate cyclase codes for MSTNLACREDDRLTALADYEILDTGAEQPFESITDLVRMTLNVPIATVTFVDGERQWFKARRGVDRSETPRDISLCEHTILTNEALVVPDTCQDARFRDSPLVRGEPHIASYLGIPLVNREGYALGALCAMDNVPRIFPPQQIEIMRKLAELVLDWLEMRRIAQRDFLTGILTRRALLQEAEREVTRFTRYARPGALAIFDIDHFKAINDRFGHPAGDAVLVAVAAACAPVLRAGDALGRLGGEEFGLLLPETGAADALGVAERFRAAIETLRLPDHPGIRVTASFGIAPLQAGCEAAEWLERADRELYRAKHGGRNQCCLAPSGPG; via the coding sequence ATGAGCACGAACTTGGCGTGCCGGGAAGACGACCGGCTGACCGCACTGGCGGATTACGAAATACTGGACACGGGGGCGGAACAGCCCTTCGAAAGCATAACCGATCTCGTCCGCATGACGCTGAACGTGCCGATCGCGACGGTCACCTTCGTCGACGGAGAGCGACAATGGTTCAAGGCCCGGCGCGGAGTCGACCGCAGCGAAACGCCGCGTGACATCTCCCTCTGTGAACACACGATCCTGACGAACGAGGCCCTGGTGGTCCCCGACACTTGCCAGGATGCGCGCTTCCGCGATTCGCCGCTGGTGAGGGGCGAGCCGCACATCGCCAGCTATCTCGGCATTCCGCTCGTCAACCGGGAGGGTTACGCCCTTGGCGCGCTCTGCGCGATGGACAATGTGCCGCGGATATTTCCGCCGCAGCAGATCGAGATCATGCGCAAGCTGGCCGAACTGGTGCTGGACTGGCTGGAGATGCGCCGCATCGCCCAACGCGATTTCCTGACCGGCATCCTCACCCGCCGGGCCTTGCTGCAGGAGGCGGAGCGGGAGGTGACCCGCTTCACGCGCTACGCCAGGCCCGGCGCGCTCGCCATCTTCGACATCGATCATTTCAAGGCAATCAATGATCGCTTCGGGCATCCCGCAGGGGATGCCGTGCTCGTCGCCGTGGCCGCTGCCTGTGCACCCGTGCTGCGCGCGGGGGATGCGCTGGGGCGACTGGGCGGCGAGGAATTCGGCCTGCTGCTGCCGGAAACCGGCGCGGCCGACGCGCTGGGCGTGGCGGAGCGCTTCCGCGCCGCCATCGAAACCCTCCGCCTGCCCGATCATCCCGGCATCAGGGTAACCGCCAGCTTCGGCATCGCCCCGCTGCAGGCGGGTTGCGAGGCAGCGGAATGGCTCGAGCGGGCGGATCGCGAATTGTACCGAGCCAAGCACGGCGGGCGCAACCAATGCTGCCTCGCCCCCTCCGGACCGGGCTGA
- a CDS encoding glycosyl hydrolase family 8 has product MDFDRRTLLVAMGGALASVGCSAGKTAPSLTDMSGWYAMKTRFLSPDGRIVDTGNGGISHSEGQGYGMLLAAMAGDAEAFAAMHGWTEATLAREDLALYSWRYDPSQAVPVADTNNASDGDILIAWALMIAGAKWSGKGYLERAAAVRTAIRQNLVVDRGGSLVLLPGLAGFDRPERTTLNPAYYIWPALDAFHAADSAEEWKRLIADGEELLMKARFGALALPTDWIDLLPGGQVEPAQGRPARFGFDAIRVPLYLALGGRTGALSDFAHFWNAYLAQDRPIPAWVDVQTGETAPYPLSAGGMAVVYRTTGKPPALPGTAGEQDYYSTVLGALATLPQMS; this is encoded by the coding sequence ATGGACTTTGACCGGCGCACCCTGCTGGTCGCCATGGGTGGCGCCCTCGCCTCTGTCGGGTGCAGCGCAGGCAAGACCGCGCCCAGCCTGACCGACATGAGCGGCTGGTATGCGATGAAGACCCGCTTCCTCAGCCCGGACGGGCGGATCGTCGACACGGGCAACGGCGGCATCAGCCATTCCGAAGGCCAGGGCTATGGCATGCTCCTCGCCGCGATGGCGGGCGATGCCGAGGCATTCGCGGCAATGCACGGCTGGACGGAAGCCACGCTCGCCCGTGAGGATCTCGCGCTCTACTCCTGGCGCTACGATCCTTCGCAGGCGGTTCCGGTGGCGGATACGAACAACGCCAGCGACGGCGACATTCTTATCGCGTGGGCGCTGATGATCGCGGGCGCGAAATGGAGCGGCAAGGGCTATCTCGAGCGCGCCGCTGCGGTTCGCACGGCGATCCGTCAGAACCTGGTGGTCGATCGCGGCGGATCGCTGGTTCTGCTTCCCGGCCTCGCCGGCTTCGACCGTCCGGAACGCACCACGCTGAACCCCGCCTATTACATCTGGCCGGCGCTGGACGCCTTCCATGCGGCAGACAGTGCCGAGGAATGGAAGCGGTTGATCGCGGATGGCGAGGAGCTGCTGATGAAGGCGCGCTTCGGCGCGCTGGCCCTGCCAACCGACTGGATCGACCTGCTGCCCGGCGGGCAGGTGGAGCCGGCACAGGGGCGGCCCGCCCGCTTCGGCTTCGACGCCATTCGCGTGCCGCTCTATCTCGCGCTGGGCGGCCGCACGGGCGCCCTGTCGGACTTCGCCCATTTCTGGAACGCCTATCTGGCGCAGGATCGCCCGATCCCCGCCTGGGTGGATGTGCAGACCGGCGAAACCGCCCCCTATCCTCTGTCCGCCGGGGGAATGGCGGTGGTCTATCGCACCACCGGCAAGCCGCCGGCGCTGCCCGGCACGGCCGGGGAGCAGGACTATTACTCCACCGTCCTCGGCGCACTCGCCACGCTTCCGCAAATGAGCTGA
- the bcsD gene encoding cellulose biosynthesis protein BcsD — protein MFVSAITSSTWSAADEERSLAILGRLMLEEIAGCGTAEQCRGLLVAIGRRLAGLLPVANEAELAVLAERINGFWATLKWGSVGFELDDEGIDIIHRGLPPPERDQLQDWGELLPPVLEGAYDHWFRQMGSDSTRLHTRVIRTAAGQVELRHGL, from the coding sequence ATGTTCGTTTCTGCTATCACTTCCAGCACATGGTCCGCCGCCGACGAGGAGCGTTCGCTGGCAATTCTTGGGCGCCTCATGCTCGAGGAAATTGCCGGCTGCGGCACGGCCGAGCAGTGCCGGGGCCTGCTGGTCGCCATCGGCCGCCGCCTTGCCGGCCTGTTGCCGGTGGCGAACGAGGCGGAACTCGCCGTGCTGGCAGAGCGCATCAACGGATTCTGGGCGACTCTCAAATGGGGCAGCGTCGGCTTCGAACTGGATGACGAAGGGATCGACATCATCCATCGCGGCCTGCCGCCGCCGGAGCGCGACCAGTTGCAGGACTGGGGTGAGCTGCTGCCGCCCGTGCTGGAAGGCGCCTATGACCACTGGTTCCGGCAAATGGGCAGCGACAGCACCCGGCTGCACACCCGCGTGATCCGCACTGCCGCGGGGCAGGTCGAACTCCGCCATGGACTTTGA
- a CDS encoding cellulose synthase subunit BcsC-related outer membrane protein translates to MRRFCLIALCSTAALALTAPLPAAAQSTGVSALLEQARYWEERGRHDRAVQTYRRVLEIDPDNVEARRGLRGPAPAPTPAPSPAPQPAPQGNAPAPAAAPRRPAPEQPQAPRAPTASEQAGRDRAAGFQALEAGRLTDAARAFDSALARAPNDADSLGGLGLVRLRQNRFADARDLLRRASQRGSASRWAEALASADFFATLGDARAAFDRGELDSARQMAERLAGSGYQDSAPALDLLAAVYEKQGRYQDAATVSRKAAQQAGTTAEARRRYEVNALRQQALAARQNGDESGAELLFQQGMLADPADPWIRYEYGRFLMDRGRVAEVDSLIQNLALKGGAEPLYAAALLLDRLGRPGEAQQMMARIPRDQTSAEMTEFVAGLQVDTAVDRARNLAAGGQTQQAVAGLRQIAATPGLGAGSLAEIASALYELGDTAGAGDFARQALDRNPGDAESYEPIIRVLAQTGQEAFALSALQRVNEAVGDTPEGAQMVARLNGTITAVQADQLREAGRYAESFDLLQSAWNRAPGNVEILAALARLYQSGGLSLQASQTFQMVLQKRPDDQGALIGLIDSASAAGDRQLAQQALEKAIRAHPDAHEVYLAGARFRRASGDERGARAMLERAREVYLAKSGLAAGGFPAANPFSHMPAPAAGGLASVNPFALGTNPDLARRAPAYGDAPVYGAAAMPASGSPFTSASAPLPGAAPAYGSAAVPAYGNYGSMAGAMAPSAPGIGQAPGGMAGRTGDPVLDQIQQDLQQLAAETGPRMDFKTTFRNRSGEEGLSELQEIGATAQLSTDFAGGRVSAQAQAVVIDAGRPSGSGLARFGRNATIEAQAIVDQQPSDFVDADTQHASGVALSAGYESNLVSLDAGTTPLGFGNTRFAGGIAVKPRLSPYATGRIWAERRPVTDSVVSYAGTTDPVTGAEWGAVTRTGGGISFSWDRDGTGFYADGSYGRYTGRNVRNNEGVQINGGAYFRAYRDASSQLTLGVNGNYQAFDNNQNYFTFGHGGYFSPQSFLSVSFPIRYTYDRDALEITAGLSPGFQSYEQTGEALYPTDAGAQAALDALKVINSDVRARYDTISQTGFALAADGSAYYEVSPRTRIGGEFQYNSFGVYDEFRTLLGIRQQIGATR, encoded by the coding sequence ATGCGCCGCTTCTGTCTGATCGCGCTCTGCTCCACTGCGGCGCTGGCCCTTACCGCCCCGCTGCCGGCTGCAGCGCAATCCACCGGCGTCAGCGCGCTGCTGGAACAGGCGCGCTATTGGGAAGAGCGCGGCCGCCATGACCGCGCGGTCCAGACCTATCGCCGCGTGCTGGAAATCGACCCCGACAATGTGGAGGCGCGCCGGGGCCTGCGCGGCCCTGCACCCGCGCCCACGCCGGCCCCCTCGCCCGCACCGCAGCCGGCGCCGCAAGGCAATGCGCCCGCGCCTGCCGCTGCACCGCGCCGGCCCGCCCCTGAACAGCCGCAGGCTCCGCGTGCCCCGACAGCCAGCGAACAGGCAGGCCGCGATCGTGCCGCCGGTTTCCAGGCGCTCGAAGCCGGCCGCCTCACCGATGCGGCCCGCGCCTTCGACAGCGCGCTCGCACGCGCGCCGAACGATGCGGACAGCCTCGGCGGCCTAGGCCTCGTACGCCTGCGCCAGAACCGCTTCGCCGACGCGCGCGACTTGCTGCGCCGCGCCTCCCAGCGCGGTTCGGCCAGCCGCTGGGCGGAAGCGCTCGCCTCCGCCGACTTCTTCGCCACGCTGGGCGATGCGCGCGCCGCTTTCGATCGCGGCGAGCTCGACTCCGCGCGGCAAATGGCCGAACGGCTCGCTGGGTCCGGATATCAGGACAGCGCCCCCGCGCTCGATCTGCTGGCCGCGGTTTACGAAAAGCAGGGGCGCTACCAAGATGCCGCCACGGTATCGCGGAAGGCCGCGCAGCAGGCCGGCACGACGGCGGAGGCCCGGCGCCGCTACGAGGTGAATGCGCTGCGCCAGCAGGCCCTTGCCGCGCGCCAGAACGGCGACGAATCCGGCGCTGAGCTGCTGTTCCAGCAAGGCATGCTGGCCGATCCGGCCGATCCCTGGATCCGCTATGAATACGGCCGCTTCCTGATGGATCGCGGGCGGGTGGCGGAAGTGGATTCGCTGATCCAGAACCTCGCCCTCAAGGGCGGTGCCGAACCGCTCTATGCTGCCGCCCTGCTGCTCGACCGGCTCGGCCGTCCGGGCGAGGCGCAGCAGATGATGGCCCGCATTCCGCGCGATCAGACGAGCGCGGAAATGACCGAATTTGTCGCCGGGCTGCAGGTCGATACGGCCGTGGACCGCGCCCGCAACCTTGCAGCCGGCGGGCAGACGCAGCAGGCGGTGGCCGGCCTTCGCCAGATCGCCGCCACGCCCGGCCTCGGCGCCGGATCGCTGGCGGAGATTGCCAGCGCGCTCTACGAGCTGGGCGATACGGCAGGCGCCGGCGATTTCGCCCGGCAGGCGCTGGATCGCAATCCGGGCGATGCCGAAAGCTACGAACCGATCATTCGCGTGCTGGCGCAGACCGGGCAGGAAGCCTTTGCGCTGTCCGCGCTGCAGCGGGTGAACGAAGCCGTGGGCGATACGCCAGAAGGTGCACAGATGGTGGCACGGCTGAACGGAACCATCACTGCCGTCCAGGCAGACCAGCTGCGCGAGGCAGGCCGCTATGCGGAGAGCTTCGATCTGCTCCAGTCGGCGTGGAACCGCGCGCCCGGCAATGTGGAAATCCTCGCGGCGCTGGCCCGCCTCTATCAATCCGGCGGGCTGTCGCTGCAGGCTTCGCAGACCTTCCAGATGGTGCTGCAGAAAAGGCCGGATGACCAGGGCGCGCTGATCGGGCTCATCGATTCCGCCTCCGCCGCCGGGGATCGCCAGCTGGCGCAGCAGGCGCTGGAAAAGGCCATCCGCGCGCACCCCGATGCGCATGAGGTCTATCTCGCCGGCGCCCGCTTCCGCCGCGCCAGCGGCGACGAACGCGGCGCCCGGGCGATGCTGGAACGAGCGCGGGAGGTCTATCTGGCGAAGAGCGGCCTCGCCGCCGGCGGCTTCCCCGCGGCCAACCCGTTCAGCCATATGCCCGCCCCCGCTGCGGGCGGTCTGGCCTCGGTCAATCCCTTCGCGCTGGGCACCAACCCCGATCTGGCGCGCCGTGCGCCGGCCTATGGCGACGCCCCCGTTTATGGTGCGGCCGCCATGCCGGCGTCAGGCAGCCCCTTCACTTCCGCGAGCGCGCCCCTTCCCGGCGCGGCTCCGGCCTATGGCAGCGCCGCCGTACCGGCCTATGGCAATTATGGGAGCATGGCCGGCGCCATGGCGCCCTCAGCGCCGGGCATCGGGCAGGCGCCGGGTGGCATGGCCGGGCGCACCGGCGATCCGGTGCTCGACCAGATCCAGCAGGATCTGCAGCAACTCGCGGCCGAAACCGGCCCGCGCATGGATTTCAAGACCACCTTCCGCAACCGTTCGGGCGAAGAGGGCCTCAGCGAACTGCAGGAAATCGGCGCCACGGCGCAGCTTTCCACCGACTTTGCCGGCGGCCGCGTCTCGGCACAGGCGCAGGCAGTGGTGATCGACGCGGGGCGGCCAAGCGGTTCGGGCCTCGCCCGCTTCGGCCGCAACGCCACGATCGAGGCCCAGGCCATCGTCGATCAGCAGCCGTCCGACTTCGTGGACGCCGACACGCAGCACGCCAGCGGCGTCGCCCTCTCGGCCGGCTATGAAAGCAATCTCGTCTCGCTGGACGCCGGCACCACGCCGCTCGGCTTCGGCAACACGCGCTTTGCCGGCGGGATCGCGGTGAAGCCGCGCCTGTCGCCCTACGCCACCGGGCGCATCTGGGCGGAGCGCCGCCCGGTGACCGACAGCGTCGTCTCCTATGCGGGGACTACCGATCCGGTGACCGGAGCGGAATGGGGTGCGGTCACGCGGACTGGCGGCGGCATCTCCTTCTCCTGGGACCGCGACGGCACCGGCTTCTATGCCGATGGCAGCTATGGCCGCTACACCGGCCGCAACGTGCGCAACAACGAAGGCGTGCAGATCAACGGCGGCGCCTATTTCCGCGCCTATCGCGACGCCAGCTCGCAGCTGACGCTCGGGGTGAATGGCAACTACCAGGCCTTCGACAACAACCAGAATTACTTCACCTTCGGCCACGGCGGCTATTTCAGCCCGCAGAGCTTCCTCAGCGTCAGCTTCCCCATCCGCTACACCTATGATCGCGATGCGCTGGAGATCACCGCCGGCCTCTCGCCCGGCTTCCAGAGCTACGAGCAGACGGGCGAAGCGCTCTATCCAACCGATGCGGGAGCGCAGGCCGCACTGGATGCCCTGAAGGTCATCAATTCTGACGTGCGCGCACGGTATGACACGATCAGCCAGACCGGCTTCGCGCTCGCCGCGGACGGCTCGGCCTATTACGAAGTGTCCCCGCGCACGCGCATCGGCGGCGAGTTCCAATACAACAGCTTCGGTGTTTACGATGAATTCCGGACCTTGCTGGGCATTCGCCAGCAGATAGGAGCCACCAGATAG